A single Drosophila miranda strain MSH22 chromosome XR, D.miranda_PacBio2.1, whole genome shotgun sequence DNA region contains:
- the LOC117186432 gene encoding uncharacterized protein LOC117186432, whose product MGWRPSLYRKVEAKPPWQRDNEIPVELRGQGPPAAETSESEREDEAAADLDSTKSEHKEKNEKAPQAPGHNNNHGEYRAEVEILKLQIELLKLHREREKEGRVENTTPAANNDAGIMLLNAAKDMLPTYHGNISGNNDDVTTWIAQFKAIAKVNKLKDEKLLMPLMSKLKDKALVWLHSSPEHMSLPIDQLLNVMEDTFHPKESKLLLRRKFESRSWGRDEEFSMYFNAKVALASRIVIDDEEFIEGIPDVGLRRQAHMQCFGAPYQLLKAFEKIMLPKKYGSTEGANTGASPTPIRCYNCNSLGHVAGECRKPKRERGACYGCGSMSHQVSHCDEKKNKIASSTLGAQ is encoded by the exons atgggcTGGAGGCCCTCACTCTAccgaaaggtggaagcaaagcCGCCATGGCAGCGAGACAACGAAATACCAGTAGAGCTGCGGGGACAGGGACCACCGGCAGCCGAAACaagcgagagcgagagggaaGATGAGGCAGCCGCAGATCTAGACTCGACGAAGAGCGAACACAAAGAGAAGAACGAAAAAGCACCGCAAGCGCCTgggcacaacaacaaccacggCGAATATCGAGCAGAGGTTGAAATATTAAAATTGCAAAtcgagctgctgaagctgcaTCGCGAGAGGGAGAAGGAAGGGAGAGTAGAGAACACAACACCGGCCGCCAACAATGACGCTGGCATCATGCTGCTAAATGCCGCCAAAGACATGTTGCCAACATATCATGGCAACATTTCTGGAAACAACGATGACGTCACAACTTGGATCGCGCAGTTTAAGGCCATCGCAAAAGTGAACAAATTGAAGGATGAGAAGCTACTAATGCCGCTAATGTCGAAGCTTAAGGACAAAGCATTGGTGTGGCTGCATTCGAGTCCGGAGCACATGTCGTTGCCAATCGATCAGTTGTTGAACGTCATGGAAGACACTTTCCATCCCAAGGAAAGCAAACTGTTGCTCCGCCGCAAGTTCGAGTCCCGTTCATGGGGACGTGACGAGGAGTTCTCAATGTACTTCAACGCCAAAGTGGCGCTGGCATCCCGCATAGTCATTGACGACGAGGAGTTTATCGAAGGTATCCCAGACGTAGGCCTGCGTAGGCAAGCCCACATGCAGTGCTTTGGTGCTCCATATCAACTACTCAAGGCGTTCGAGAAGATCATGCTGCCAAAGAAGTACGGTTCAACTGAGGGGGCAAACACTGGAGCCTCGCCAACACCCATTCGCTGCTACAACTGCAACTCTTTGGGCCACGTGGCAGGGGAGTGCCGCAAGCCCAAGCGCGAAAGAGGAGCGTGCTACGGATGCGGCAGCATGAGTCACCAGGTGTCACACTGTGACGAAAAGAAGAACAAG ATTGCCTCATCGACTCTGGGAGCCCAATAA